From the Oceanivirga salmonicida genome, the window TTATTGATAGTTCAACACTTTTAGGTAAAAACAAAATAGAAACTTTTTTTAAAATTTTATTGCCTTTGTCTAAGCCGGCTTTACTATTGTCTATTATGTTAGTACTAATAGAAACAATAAATTCATATGGATTACCTAGTTTTTTTGGAATAGAAGTTTTTAGTACTGGTATATATAAGTTATGGGTAAATAATTTCGATAGTCAAGGAACTTTTTTATTATCTAGTTTACTACTTACGTTTATTTTTTTCATTATATTTATAATAAGTAAGTTTATAGGAAAAAGTTCAAATTATAAATTGGAATATAATTCTAATGAATACAAACGAAAAAAAATGTCTAAAATTAAAGAAATAATAGTTACAAGTTTATTTTTCTTTATATTTATTATTTCATTTATAATTCCCATACTATATCTTATAAGATGGGCAAACTTAGTTTATTTAGACACAGATTATAGTGTACTTTTCACAATTAGTAAAAATTCATTATTTTTAGCAAGTATTTCAAGTATTCTTGTTGTTTTAGTTTCGTTATTTATTTTGGAAATTAATAGATTGAAAAATATAAAAATTTTTTCTAAAATATTTTTATTAAGTTATGGAGTTCCAGGAACTGTTATATCAATAGCATTACTAAGTATATTTATAGGAATAGATAGAATATTTTTTAAAGATACTTTACTTATTAGTAAAAGTTCTATTGTTTTAATTTTAGCATTTATATTTAGATTTAGTACAATTTCATATAATGGTATAAAATCAAATATAACAAAAATTGGTAATGATTTTTATGAAACTTCATTGGTTCTATCAAAATCAAAATTTAAAACTTTTTTACATATAGAATTACCTATGTTAAAAAATTCTATTTTATCTACAATGTTACTAGTTTTTATAGAAATTATAAAGGAATTACCTATTACTAACATAAATGGTAGAATTGAAACTCTGGCAATAAGAATTAATACTTATGCTGCTGATGAAAATTTAGCATTTATATCAATACCATCAATAGTATTAATAACAATATGCTTTATTGCTATAAGCTTATATATTAAATTAGAGAAAAGAGAAAATTATGAAATACTTTGAATTTAAAAATGTTAGTTTTAAATATAATGATACTTATATATTAGAAAATTTTAGTTTTTCTTTAGATAAAGGAGAAATATTACTTATAAAAGGAAAATCTGGTATAGGAAAATCTACTATATTAAGATTAATATCAGGCTTAGAAATATTAGAAAGTGGTAATATATATCTAAAAAATATTGATATAACTAATACTAGTCCAGAAAAAAGAAATATTGGTTATTTATTTCAAAACTTTGCATTATTTCCACATTTAAGTGTAATAAATAATATAAAATACGCTCTGAGAGAAAATACGGCTGAATATTGGCTAAACTTAGTTGACATGAACAAATATGCAAATAACTATCCTAATGAACTCTCAGGAGGCGAAAAACAGCGTGTAGCGCTTGCCAGAGCATTAGCTAATTCTCCTAAATTATTACTTTTAGATGAGCCTTTTTCATCACTTGATGAAGAACTTAAAAATACTTTACGTATAGACATGAAAAATATATTGAAATCATT encodes:
- a CDS encoding ABC transporter ATP-binding protein, with the translated sequence MKYFEFKNVSFKYNDTYILENFSFSLDKGEILLIKGKSGIGKSTILRLISGLEILESGNIYLKNIDITNTSPEKRNIGYLFQNFALFPHLSVINNIKYALRENTAEYWLNLVDMNKYANNYPNELSGGEKQRVALARALANSPKLLLLDEPFSSLDEELKNTLRIDMKNILKSLNITTIIVSHDSNDSIIADKIIEIK
- a CDS encoding ABC transporter permease encodes the protein MEIKKYDKIYFINNILLVLFLAPVIYIFFKSFDKISENTLYILKKFLYTYSKNTLFILIPTIILSSIIGVFLAYFESFYDFKFRSFFKYVNVLAFCIPSYILGYIYYDIFSIYLYYNFKVSYSIANVYGAIIILSLAFYPYIYIFSRTFFKKIPSSIIDSSTLLGKNKIETFFKILLPLSKPALLLSIMLVLIETINSYGLPSFFGIEVFSTGIYKLWVNNFDSQGTFLLSSLLLTFIFFIIFIISKFIGKSSNYKLEYNSNEYKRKKMSKIKEIIVTSLFFFIFIISFIIPILYLIRWANLVYLDTDYSVLFTISKNSLFLASISSILVVLVSLFILEINRLKNIKIFSKIFLLSYGVPGTVISIALLSIFIGIDRIFFKDTLLISKSSIVLILAFIFRFSTISYNGIKSNITKIGNDFYETSLVLSKSKFKTFLHIELPMLKNSILSTMLLVFIEIIKELPITNINGRIETLAIRINTYAADENLAFISIPSIVLITICFIAISLYIKLEKRENYEIL